In Thermus aquaticus, one DNA window encodes the following:
- a CDS encoding recombinase XerD, with the protein MAESLGLEVWDHPEERKRVVGEALARWDEEVLKEALWAYLVRRRKKPDRAAPHYVGYFVRWLALKGRRWPHLEAEDPKAFLLEAKEKGFPGGERGPLSWGTVERARASLRHLFPFLDWAGHPMPSHVRLPSRQELPVVAPSRAMPEEAYQDLLEKAGAYPLAYWRPLLRVLLVLLGEVGLTVKEVADLWKEDVREKSLLVRGTKLREVPLSPLAREVLADWLPQRAFLASHQPLPYPHLLLKPAPGKNRGKPLGLEEAKWILTEFADFAGVKAEGKKRADLALPLRWRAIRRFLKEGHPREKVAYWTGMKSLVVPGWGEEF; encoded by the coding sequence GACGAGGAGGTCCTGAAGGAAGCCCTCTGGGCCTACCTGGTCCGCCGCCGCAAGAAGCCCGACCGGGCGGCCCCCCATTACGTGGGCTACTTCGTGCGCTGGCTGGCCTTGAAGGGGCGGCGGTGGCCCCACCTGGAGGCCGAGGACCCCAAGGCCTTCCTCCTGGAGGCCAAGGAGAAGGGCTTCCCCGGAGGGGAAAGGGGGCCCCTCTCCTGGGGCACCGTGGAGCGGGCCCGGGCAAGCCTCAGGCACCTCTTCCCCTTCCTGGACTGGGCCGGGCATCCCATGCCGTCCCACGTGCGCCTCCCCTCCCGCCAGGAGCTTCCCGTGGTCGCCCCCTCCCGGGCCATGCCCGAGGAGGCCTACCAGGACCTCCTGGAAAAGGCCGGGGCCTATCCCCTCGCCTACTGGCGTCCCCTCCTCCGGGTCCTCCTCGTCCTCCTGGGGGAGGTGGGCCTCACGGTGAAGGAGGTGGCGGACCTCTGGAAGGAGGACGTGCGGGAGAAGAGCCTACTGGTGCGGGGGACCAAGCTCCGGGAGGTCCCCCTCTCCCCTCTCGCCCGGGAGGTCCTCGCCGACTGGCTCCCCCAGAGGGCCTTCCTCGCCTCCCACCAGCCCCTCCCCTACCCCCACCTCCTCCTCAAGCCCGCCCCGGGGAAGAACCGGGGGAAGCCCCTTGGCCTGGAGGAGGCCAAGTGGATCCTCACCGAGTTCGCGGACTTCGCCGGGGTGAAGGCGGAGGGCAAGAAGCGGGCCGACCTCGCCCTCCCCTTGCGCTGGCGGGCCATCCGCCGCTTCCTCAAAGAAGGCCACCCCAGGGAGAAAGTGGCCTACTGGACCGGGATGAAGAGCCTCGTGGTGCCGGGGTGGGGGGAGGAGTTCTAG